From Eschrichtius robustus isolate mEscRob2 chromosome 7, mEscRob2.pri, whole genome shotgun sequence, a single genomic window includes:
- the ZNF365 gene encoding protein ZNF365, whose translation MQQKAFEESRYPWQESFENVAVCLPFRCPRCGDHTRFRSLSSLRAHLEFSHSYQERTLLTKCSLFPSLKDTDLVSSSEPLKQGKLQSCGNIVKQKPSYVNLCSISHEHCKDRKPFEVVAERPVSYVQTYTTVDLRADSLDGPRSSPGLPTSDTKAAFEAHVREKFNRMVEAVDRTIEKRIDKLTKELAQKTAELLEVRAAFVQLTQKKQEVQRRERALNRQVDVAVEMIAGLRQRLTESEEELLRKEEEVVTFNHFLEAAAEKEVQGKARLQDFIENLLHRVELAEKQLEYYHSQQAAGLRGDTSEHVLTDISSNRKSKCLSRGHPHSVCNHPDLKTHFHPKGRSYLKKAKDDRASMQPAKSMHEQAESPRELCRPAKKGEPLGFTRKGNIRPKMAKKKPTAIVNII comes from the exons ATGCAACAGAAggcttttgaggaaagcagataCCCCTGGCAGGAGTCCTTTGAGAATGTCGCTGTGTGCCTGCCATTCCGCTGCCCGAGGTGTGGGGACCATACCAGATTTAGAAGCCTGTCCTCATTGAGGGCCCATCTGGAATTCAGTCACAGCTACCAGGAAAGAACCCTCTTGACAAAATGCAGCCTCTTTCCGTCCctcaaagacacagacctagtcaGTTCCTCAGAACCCCTGAAACAGGGAAAATTGCAGAGCTGTGGCAACATAGTGAAGCAGAAACCGAGCTATGTTAACTTGTGTAGCATTTCGCATGAACACTGCAAGGACAGGAAGCCATTCGAGGTGGTGGCAGAGAGGCCTGTGTCCTATGTGCAGACCTACACTACGGTAGACCTACGTGCAGACTCGCTGGATGGCCCGAGGTCCAGTCCTGGCCTTCCCACCTCAGACACCAAAGCAGCTTTCGAGGCACATGTCAGAGAAAAATTCAATCGGATGGTCGAGGCCGTGGACAGGACCATTGAGAAGAGAATCGATAAACTCACCAAAGAGCTGGCCCAGAAAACGGCTGAACTGTTGGAAGTTCGGGCAGCTTTTGTGCAGCTGACTCAGAAAAAGCAGGAAGTGCAGAGACGAGAGCGGGCCCTGAATAGACAGGTGGATGTGGCCGTGGAGATGATCGCAGGGCTGAGGCAACGCCTGACGGAATCCGAAGAGGAGCTTCTCAGGAAAGAAGA AGAAGTGGTTACATTCAACCATTTCCTGGAAGCAGCCGCTGAGAAGGAGGTTCAAGGGAAAGCTCGGCTCCAGGACTTTATTGAGAATCTGCTGCACCGGGTAGAACTGGCGGAAAAGCAGTTGGAGTACTATCACAGCCAGCAGGCCGCTGGCCTCCGCGGGGACACCAGTGAGCACGTG CTTACAGATATCTCCTCAAATAGGAAATCCAAATGCCT AAGCCGAGGGCACCCACATTCTGTGTGTAACCACCCTGATCTCAAGACCCATTTCCATCCAAAGGGAAGGAGCTACCTGAAAAAAGCCAAGGATGACAGAGCCAGCATGCAGCCTGCTAAGTCCATGCACGAACAGGCCGAGTCCCCAAGAGAACTCTGCAGACCAGCAAAGAAAGGGGAGCCTCTAGGATTTACCCGGAAAGGCAACATAAGGCCcaaaatggccaaaaaaaagcCAACAGCGATTGTGAACATCATCTAA